Proteins encoded together in one Fibrobacter sp. UWH4 window:
- a CDS encoding 4-alpha-glucanotransferase — MRYGDISYFQSGVAVPLFSLYSKQSIGIGEFLDLIPFARWAKFCDFNIIQLLPVNDTGAESSPYSARSAFALNPVFINVQTVEGSADVEDEIRTAKLEFDKLGKIDYYHISSWKRFVLRKIFDNRYSELKKDKLLQRWIDDNPWSKPYCVYCTLKAMNGEASWKDWPEFRDPSAKDIDKLWKKFEKDNLFQAWMQFEAEKQFSAVIEEISKMGLRLKGDIPILINEDSADVWADRKYFSLDDRAGAPPDMFSYSGQNWGFPTYRWDVIEKDDFAWWRSRLAQASKFYHAYRIDHVLGFFRIWSIPQQEVTGILGYFNPCVPLTWEKLSSAGFIRETLEYLRRPNYGYDQLREFLGNDTDRLAPVCFTQLEGHPDRLILKPEYSSEKAILGMNEPQEVKDKLLKVYWNRVFVPSGDENTFYPYWYWYNAPVFFTLPEYEQEKLRNLIKENENSQNDLWDANATKLLTVLSQETDMLVCAEDLGAVPPCVPSVLHKLNILSLRIERWARNWNAPYSPYYEMGEYPRMSVCATSCHDSSTLRGLWYEKDFDRDLYWSHAHLPGKAPEEITPSVVRQILAHVYSANSLFCILPLQDYLALSASLSKGSPESERVNVPGTVGGSNWCYRMPCSVDELMDYTSLSSDIRMLVDVRKRRPMWKI, encoded by the coding sequence ATGCGATATGGTGACATTTCTTATTTTCAAAGTGGCGTAGCCGTTCCTCTCTTTAGCCTCTATAGCAAGCAGAGTATCGGGATCGGTGAGTTCCTGGATTTGATTCCGTTTGCCCGTTGGGCAAAGTTCTGCGATTTCAATATCATCCAGTTGTTGCCGGTAAATGACACTGGGGCGGAATCTAGCCCGTACAGTGCCCGTAGTGCTTTTGCATTGAATCCGGTGTTCATCAATGTACAGACGGTCGAAGGCTCTGCAGATGTCGAAGATGAGATTCGCACGGCGAAGCTCGAATTTGACAAGTTGGGAAAGATTGACTATTACCATATATCTTCTTGGAAGCGTTTTGTTCTCCGCAAGATCTTTGATAATCGTTATAGCGAACTCAAAAAGGACAAGCTGCTTCAGCGATGGATTGACGATAATCCGTGGTCAAAGCCTTATTGCGTCTATTGTACTCTGAAAGCGATGAACGGCGAAGCCAGTTGGAAGGATTGGCCCGAATTCCGCGATCCGTCGGCCAAGGATATCGATAAGCTTTGGAAAAAGTTCGAGAAGGACAACCTGTTCCAGGCCTGGATGCAGTTCGAAGCCGAAAAGCAGTTTAGCGCCGTGATTGAAGAGATTTCGAAGATGGGCCTCCGCCTGAAGGGCGACATTCCCATTTTGATTAACGAAGATAGCGCCGATGTATGGGCGGACCGCAAGTACTTCTCTCTGGATGATCGTGCGGGCGCTCCTCCTGACATGTTCAGCTATAGCGGCCAGAACTGGGGTTTCCCGACTTACCGTTGGGATGTTATCGAGAAGGATGATTTTGCATGGTGGCGTAGCCGCCTCGCGCAGGCCAGCAAGTTCTATCATGCTTATCGCATTGATCACGTGCTCGGATTCTTCCGCATTTGGTCGATTCCGCAGCAAGAGGTCACTGGTATTTTGGGTTACTTTAACCCGTGCGTGCCGCTCACTTGGGAAAAGCTCAGCTCCGCGGGCTTTATCCGTGAAACGCTTGAATATCTGCGTCGTCCGAATTACGGCTATGACCAACTTCGTGAATTCTTGGGGAACGATACCGACCGTCTGGCTCCGGTATGCTTTACCCAGCTCGAAGGTCACCCAGACCGCCTTATCCTGAAGCCGGAATACTCTTCCGAAAAGGCAATTCTCGGAATGAATGAACCGCAGGAAGTCAAGGACAAACTGCTGAAGGTTTATTGGAACCGCGTATTTGTTCCGTCGGGCGATGAAAATACGTTCTACCCGTACTGGTACTGGTACAATGCACCGGTGTTCTTTACCTTGCCGGAATATGAACAAGAGAAACTGCGTAACCTGATCAAGGAAAACGAAAATTCCCAGAACGACTTGTGGGATGCAAATGCGACGAAGCTTTTGACGGTCCTTTCTCAGGAAACCGATATGCTTGTTTGCGCCGAAGATCTCGGAGCCGTGCCTCCTTGCGTTCCTTCAGTGCTGCATAAGTTGAACATTCTTTCGTTGCGTATCGAACGCTGGGCACGCAACTGGAATGCCCCGTATTCTCCGTACTACGAAATGGGTGAATATCCGCGTATGTCCGTGTGTGCGACGAGCTGCCACGATTCCTCGACGCTCCGTGGACTTTGGTACGAGAAGGATTTCGACCGCGACCTGTATTGGTCTCATGCCCATTTGCCGGGAAAGGCCCCCGAAGAAATTACCCCGTCTGTCGTGCGCCAGATCTTGGCGCATGTCTATTCGGCTAATAGTTTGTTCTGTATTCTGCCGTTGCAGGATTACCTGGCGCTGTCGGCAAGCCTTTCCAAGGGGTCTCCGGAATCGGAACGCGTGAATGTCCCGGGAACGGTGGGCGGTTCTAACTGGTGCTATCGTATGCCTTGCTCGGTGGACGAACTGATGGATTACACATCGCTTAGCTCCGATATCCGCATGCTCGTGGATGTCCGCAAGCGCCGCCCCATGTGGAAAATCTAA
- a CDS encoding efflux RND transporter permease subunit — translation MSVATLSVRRPVLMTVMALVIILLGAFGASNLGVREYPNVDYPLIQVRTSYPGANAAVVEAEVTEILEASINSASGIKALTSTSRDGFSSINIEFETGMDLEAAANEVRDRVSRVRRRLPDDVDEPTVYKSDSDNDPILMVSLVSDNLDPMEVSEIANNQVKERLQTISGVSEVAIWGEKRPTVRLWIDPVRMQALGVSGAEMSAALSRGNLELPSGTIEGSETTLSIRTLGRILDPKAFENIAVKTAADGTVIRISDVADVHYEPKDTRTGFRRNGKNSITLALMAQPGSNHVEIANEFYKRVEDIRREIPEGVDVLYGRDTSVNIRASIREVVETIFIAFLLVIAIIFAFLREGRTTLIPMVVVPVSVIGSFFVLYLCGFSINVLTLLAMVLAIGLVVDDAIVIVENIYHKIERGMTPKQAAVAGTNEIFFAVIATSVVLMAVFVPVLALGGTTGILFREFVAVMIGTVFLSTLCALTLSPMLCSKFLRKQKQGWFFRVTEPFFDWLNRIYSVLLGGFLRLRILLFPVVAGLLVAAYFCFNNMSSEMAPTEDSNAVMVNLNMPEGVTLTRTKRMADAFAEEVIALMDSNEYSEIQAGAWNAGNSRMRITLNDDKKARRPQSEIAHAIQILGNEYPDLRVMVFEPQSISTQRGGLPVQFVLQAPNIEILRTLVPKFEEEASKSPVFSVVNSNLRFTKPELHIEILRDKANEEGVSVNDIAQAVQLAISDQSYGEFYKDGRQYDIIGAVGYQYRSMPENISMLTVKNDKGELVSLDNFITYSEQSASPSLPRYNRFSAATIQAGLVPGKTIGDGVEEMRRIAKHLLKDYPNVSTALSGSSKEFEESSSGLYIVFLLALALVFLVLAGQFESFRAPFVIFFTVPLALAGALTCLFLTGQTLNIFSEIALILLIALVTKNGILIVEFANQIAASTGCSKLEAARMAAERRFRPILMTSLSTVLGAVPLIMTGTPSRIAMGIAIAGGLTFATFMTLFIVPAAYSFFAGKVRLDAMKSTDASKMA, via the coding sequence ATGAGTGTCGCTACCCTTTCCGTACGTCGCCCGGTGCTCATGACCGTGATGGCGCTCGTCATCATCTTGCTTGGCGCCTTTGGCGCGTCGAACTTGGGCGTGCGCGAATATCCGAACGTGGACTATCCGCTGATTCAGGTGCGTACTTCGTACCCGGGTGCAAACGCTGCCGTGGTCGAAGCCGAAGTTACCGAAATCCTGGAAGCCTCCATTAACAGTGCCTCGGGAATCAAGGCGCTTACCTCTACGAGCCGTGACGGTTTTTCGTCTATCAACATCGAGTTCGAAACGGGCATGGATCTGGAGGCGGCCGCCAATGAGGTTCGTGACCGCGTGAGTCGCGTGCGCCGCAGGCTCCCAGACGATGTCGATGAACCTACGGTCTATAAGTCCGATAGCGATAATGACCCGATTCTGATGGTGAGCCTGGTGAGTGACAACCTGGACCCCATGGAGGTTTCGGAAATTGCGAACAACCAGGTGAAGGAACGCCTGCAGACTATCTCCGGAGTGTCGGAAGTGGCCATCTGGGGCGAAAAGCGGCCGACGGTGCGCCTGTGGATAGACCCGGTGCGTATGCAGGCCCTGGGCGTGTCGGGGGCTGAGATGTCGGCGGCCCTCAGCCGTGGCAATTTGGAATTGCCTTCGGGCACTATCGAGGGCAGCGAGACCACCCTTTCTATCCGCACTTTGGGACGAATCCTGGACCCAAAGGCTTTCGAAAATATTGCGGTAAAGACCGCCGCCGACGGAACCGTGATCCGCATTTCGGATGTGGCGGATGTTCATTACGAACCCAAGGATACCCGCACGGGATTCCGCCGTAACGGCAAGAACTCCATTACCCTGGCCCTGATGGCTCAGCCCGGTTCAAACCATGTGGAAATTGCCAACGAGTTCTACAAGCGCGTCGAAGATATCCGCCGTGAAATTCCTGAAGGAGTTGATGTTCTTTACGGTCGCGATACTTCGGTGAATATCCGCGCCTCCATTCGAGAAGTGGTGGAGACAATCTTTATTGCGTTCCTTTTGGTGATTGCCATTATCTTTGCGTTCCTGCGCGAGGGCCGCACGACACTTATCCCGATGGTGGTGGTGCCGGTGTCTGTGATCGGTAGCTTCTTTGTACTTTACCTTTGCGGATTCTCGATTAATGTGCTGACGCTTTTGGCGATGGTGCTTGCCATTGGCCTTGTGGTTGATGATGCCATTGTGATTGTCGAAAACATTTACCATAAGATTGAACGCGGCATGACGCCCAAGCAGGCTGCTGTTGCGGGAACGAATGAAATCTTTTTTGCGGTGATTGCGACCTCGGTGGTGCTGATGGCCGTGTTTGTCCCGGTGCTTGCTTTGGGTGGCACGACGGGGATTCTGTTCCGTGAATTTGTTGCGGTGATGATCGGTACCGTGTTCCTTTCTACCTTATGCGCCTTGACACTTTCGCCGATGCTTTGTTCCAAGTTCTTGAGAAAGCAAAAGCAGGGCTGGTTCTTCCGCGTCACGGAGCCGTTCTTCGATTGGCTGAACCGTATTTACTCCGTGTTGCTCGGCGGATTCCTTCGACTGCGAATTCTCCTGTTCCCGGTGGTGGCGGGGCTTTTGGTGGCAGCCTATTTCTGCTTCAACAACATGAGTAGCGAAATGGCTCCGACCGAAGATTCCAACGCGGTCATGGTGAACTTGAACATGCCCGAAGGTGTCACGCTTACTCGCACCAAGCGCATGGCCGATGCCTTTGCCGAAGAAGTAATTGCGCTCATGGATAGCAACGAATATTCAGAAATCCAGGCGGGTGCTTGGAATGCGGGCAATTCCAGAATGCGCATTACGCTGAATGACGACAAAAAGGCTCGTCGGCCGCAGAGTGAAATCGCTCATGCCATTCAGATTCTCGGAAACGAATACCCCGACTTGCGCGTGATGGTGTTTGAACCGCAGAGTATCAGTACGCAGCGCGGCGGCCTCCCGGTGCAGTTTGTGTTGCAGGCGCCGAATATCGAAATCTTGCGAACCCTTGTGCCCAAGTTCGAAGAAGAAGCGAGCAAGAGCCCTGTGTTTAGCGTGGTGAATAGCAACTTGCGCTTTACCAAGCCGGAACTCCATATTGAAATTCTGCGTGACAAGGCGAACGAAGAAGGAGTGTCTGTGAACGATATCGCCCAGGCGGTGCAGCTTGCGATTAGTGACCAGAGTTATGGTGAATTCTACAAGGACGGCCGCCAGTACGATATCATTGGTGCGGTTGGTTATCAGTACCGCAGCATGCCCGAAAACATTTCGATGCTTACGGTCAAGAACGACAAGGGCGAGCTTGTGAGCCTCGATAACTTTATCACTTATAGTGAGCAGTCGGCATCGCCGTCGCTGCCGCGTTATAACCGATTCAGTGCCGCGACGATTCAGGCTGGCCTTGTGCCCGGCAAGACGATTGGCGACGGCGTCGAAGAAATGCGCCGCATCGCGAAGCATTTGCTGAAGGATTATCCGAATGTCAGTACGGCGCTGAGCGGATCTTCGAAGGAATTCGAGGAAAGCTCCAGCGGTCTTTACATCGTGTTCCTGCTGGCTTTGGCGCTTGTGTTCCTGGTGCTTGCGGGGCAGTTCGAAAGTTTCCGTGCGCCGTTCGTGATCTTCTTTACGGTGCCGCTCGCTTTGGCGGGTGCTTTGACCTGCTTGTTCCTGACGGGGCAGACGCTGAACATCTTCAGTGAAATTGCGCTGATTCTGCTGATTGCACTTGTGACGAAGAACGGTATTCTGATTGTGGAATTTGCGAACCAAATTGCGGCGAGTACCGGCTGTAGCAAGCTAGAGGCGGCTCGGATGGCGGCGGAACGCCGCTTCCGCCCAATTTTGATGACGAGCCTTTCGACGGTATTGGGCGCGGTGCCGCTCATTATGACCGGCACCCCGAGCCGCATTGCGATGGGTATCGCTATCGCCGGTGGACTCACCTTCGCGACGTTCATGACCCTCTTTATTGTGCCTGCCGCTTACAGCTTCTTTGCGGGGAAGGTCAGGCTTGACGCGATGAAGAGCACCGACGCTTCAAAAATGGCTTAA
- a CDS encoding efflux RND transporter periplasmic adaptor subunit, translating into MKKFAFLSVALLLVACSNDSAPGAGAPGKGATGKGGPGGKGGPGGRPAREIAVEGYIAEAHESGKTFSAMATLEPLNSVQLTAATSGRLMNLYAKDGASVQKGTLLAKIDDSELRAQLKQAESNQQLAQQKFDRTKTLHEKDGATQADMEAAEASLKSAEASVELIKAQIAKTEVRAPFAGKLGFVNVSVGAWLTTGTSIATLSEVKKLKAKFALPQRYATTLKVGDAVDVKDEERNMAKSGKVKALEASLSESSRTRQVLVEIDNANGELLAGSYAKVNVTMQAGAAKSIPVPAEAFTLDKDGAYVFVATGGKAKIKHVETGLRTPISVNVTGGLNEGDTVITSGLISLREGTSVRIREIRHNTDYEVE; encoded by the coding sequence ATGAAAAAATTTGCATTTTTATCTGTCGCGTTGCTATTGGTTGCTTGCAGTAACGATTCCGCTCCCGGTGCAGGGGCGCCTGGTAAGGGTGCTACTGGCAAGGGCGGCCCTGGTGGCAAAGGTGGTCCGGGTGGCAGGCCCGCTCGTGAAATCGCGGTAGAAGGTTACATTGCCGAAGCCCATGAATCGGGCAAGACGTTTTCTGCAATGGCGACGCTCGAACCGCTGAACAGCGTGCAGCTGACGGCGGCTACTTCGGGCCGGCTCATGAACCTTTACGCGAAGGATGGCGCCTCGGTACAGAAGGGTACGCTTCTCGCTAAAATTGACGATTCCGAATTGAGAGCGCAGCTCAAGCAGGCGGAGTCGAACCAGCAGCTGGCCCAGCAAAAATTTGACCGCACCAAGACCCTTCACGAAAAGGATGGTGCCACTCAGGCGGATATGGAAGCGGCAGAGGCTTCGCTCAAGTCGGCGGAAGCTTCGGTGGAACTTATCAAGGCGCAAATCGCGAAGACCGAAGTGCGTGCCCCGTTTGCAGGCAAGCTCGGCTTTGTGAATGTTTCTGTGGGCGCCTGGCTTACGACGGGTACATCGATTGCAACGCTTAGCGAAGTGAAAAAGCTCAAGGCAAAGTTTGCGCTTCCGCAGCGCTATGCCACTACGCTTAAGGTGGGCGACGCGGTAGACGTTAAGGACGAAGAGCGTAACATGGCCAAGTCTGGCAAGGTGAAGGCCCTGGAAGCATCCCTTTCCGAAAGCAGCCGCACGCGCCAGGTCCTTGTTGAAATTGACAATGCGAACGGTGAACTTCTGGCAGGCTCTTACGCCAAGGTGAATGTGACCATGCAGGCGGGCGCTGCTAAAAGTATCCCGGTTCCTGCCGAAGCATTTACTCTCGATAAAGATGGCGCCTACGTGTTTGTGGCGACCGGCGGCAAGGCAAAGATCAAGCATGTCGAGACGGGTCTCCGTACGCCGATTTCGGTCAATGTGACGGGAGGCCTCAACGAAGGCGATACGGTGATAACGTCCGGTTTGATTAGCCTTCGCGAAGGAACATCTGTCCGCATCCGTGAAATTCGCCATAACACTGATTACGAAGTGGAGTAG
- a CDS encoding DUF5683 domain-containing protein, with amino-acid sequence MRKFSFIACVASLLAVQSFAQPRDLFAEFEAEAEAAEQSSAAVASSSSVAPAPVSSAAVTPAAPAPVSSSAKAASSSSAKVPEPAEGPVSSSAKVASSSSVQVAVPAEVPASSSANVPESTEGLSSGAELDSSVVAGADTALAAVSDSAVVDSASTADSAVVDYAAQKQAAINAAIEEAKKRDSLAALSSSSVVAEAPSSSSMSRRELLGPVKVSKVNGIDEMRGRYKSPRKAMFLSLVIPGSGQLYVGGSTFTYARGVVYLALEAALWGSWYYYSVYKYDKQVDKYKDFAKKHYSIGRYESEMRDLYNADGLNYESEFRRRYLGSRESFCEGIFGDATRHGCYDRDKLYHNDVDYVNDFVADPKSLGEEMKTVKMDNPSEVYQLIADNAYVLGWDDVEDPAVATALDLEDPNSATVGLGKSARQKEYRSLRSKANDYADMQAWFFGGLILNHIVSAVDALFTANAHNKTLYEEDLSWYDHLHFDSGVSFVDGFGVNVQASWGF; translated from the coding sequence ATGCGCAAGTTTTCTTTTATAGCCTGTGTGGCAAGTCTTTTGGCGGTGCAGTCCTTTGCTCAGCCGCGTGACCTTTTTGCGGAATTCGAGGCGGAGGCCGAGGCTGCCGAGCAGTCCTCTGCCGCGGTTGCGTCTTCCAGTAGTGTTGCCCCCGCTCCGGTTTCAAGCGCCGCGGTCACCCCTGCAGCACCGGCGCCAGTTTCTAGCAGCGCTAAAGCCGCTAGCTCCAGCAGTGCAAAGGTCCCTGAGCCTGCCGAAGGGCCTGTTTCAAGTAGCGCGAAGGTCGCAAGCTCCAGCAGCGTTCAGGTCGCTGTACCTGCCGAAGTGCCCGCGTCTAGCAGCGCAAATGTCCCTGAATCTACCGAAGGGCTGTCGAGCGGCGCGGAACTCGATTCCTCTGTCGTCGCCGGTGCCGATACGGCTCTGGCTGCTGTCTCCGATTCTGCGGTGGTTGATTCGGCCTCGACAGCTGATTCGGCGGTCGTAGATTATGCTGCCCAGAAGCAAGCCGCTATCAATGCGGCGATTGAAGAGGCCAAAAAGCGCGATTCGCTTGCCGCCCTTTCCAGTTCCTCGGTTGTCGCAGAAGCGCCTTCCTCCAGTAGCATGAGTCGTCGCGAGTTGCTTGGCCCCGTCAAGGTATCCAAGGTGAACGGCATCGATGAAATGAGGGGCCGTTACAAGAGCCCGCGCAAGGCGATGTTCCTCTCTCTCGTGATTCCGGGTTCGGGTCAACTTTATGTGGGCGGTTCCACGTTCACGTACGCCCGTGGGGTGGTCTACCTGGCGCTCGAAGCGGCGCTGTGGGGTAGCTGGTATTACTACTCGGTGTACAAGTACGACAAGCAGGTGGACAAGTACAAGGACTTTGCGAAGAAGCATTACTCCATCGGTCGCTATGAAAGCGAAATGCGCGACCTGTACAATGCCGATGGCCTGAACTACGAATCGGAATTCCGTCGTCGTTACCTGGGGTCTCGCGAGTCGTTCTGCGAAGGAATCTTCGGCGATGCGACACGCCACGGCTGCTATGATCGCGACAAGCTGTATCACAATGACGTGGACTACGTGAATGATTTTGTGGCAGATCCGAAGAGCCTCGGCGAAGAAATGAAGACGGTCAAGATGGATAATCCTTCCGAAGTCTACCAGCTGATTGCCGACAATGCGTATGTGCTGGGTTGGGACGATGTCGAAGATCCTGCTGTTGCGACGGCACTCGATTTGGAAGATCCGAATTCTGCGACGGTGGGTCTGGGCAAGTCCGCTCGCCAGAAGGAATACCGTTCGCTGCGCAGCAAGGCGAACGATTATGCCGACATGCAGGCGTGGTTCTTTGGCGGCCTGATTCTGAACCATATCGTTTCGGCCGTGGACGCCCTGTTTACGGCGAACGCGCATAACAAGACACTCTACGAAGAAGACTTGTCTTGGTATGACCATTTGCATTTCGATAGCGGAGTGTCCTTTGTGGACGGCTTCGGTGTGAACGTGCAGGCTAGTTGGGGATTCTGA
- the rplI gene encoding 50S ribosomal protein L9 has product MEIILKANVPHLGKMLDVVKVKDGYARNYLFPRKLAVRATKEAKLEIENNRAAVEAQFQKELAAAGDVAAKLSQVSVNLERRVVEGERLYGSVTAADIADAITKQGVKVTRAQVALEEPIKQLGVYTVTIKVFSDVEAQVKVWVVAEKA; this is encoded by the coding sequence ATGGAAATTATTCTTAAGGCCAACGTTCCCCACTTGGGCAAGATGCTTGACGTCGTGAAGGTTAAGGACGGCTATGCCCGTAACTACCTCTTCCCGCGTAAGCTCGCTGTTCGCGCAACTAAGGAAGCCAAGCTCGAAATCGAAAACAACCGCGCTGCTGTTGAAGCTCAGTTCCAGAAGGAACTCGCTGCCGCTGGTGACGTGGCTGCCAAGCTTTCTCAGGTTTCTGTCAACCTCGAACGCCGCGTTGTGGAAGGCGAACGTCTGTACGGTTCTGTGACCGCTGCCGACATCGCTGACGCCATCACCAAGCAGGGCGTTAAGGTTACCCGTGCTCAGGTTGCTCTCGAAGAACCGATCAAGCAGCTCGGTGTTTACACCGTGACGATCAAGGTCTTCAGCGACGTTGAAGCTCAGGTCAAGGTTTGGGTGGTTGCGGAGAAGGCTTAA
- the rpsR gene encoding 30S ribosomal protein S18: MAFEDKKQAPRIRRKKTCWFTENNIKFIDYKDEKTLRRFISERGKIIPRRISGTSAKYQRMLNEAIKRARQMAILPFVSDSLR; encoded by the coding sequence ATGGCTTTTGAAGATAAGAAGCAGGCTCCGCGTATCCGCCGCAAGAAGACTTGCTGGTTCACGGAAAACAACATCAAGTTCATTGACTACAAGGACGAAAAGACCCTTCGTCGCTTCATCTCTGAACGTGGTAAGATCATTCCTCGCCGCATTTCTGGCACCTCCGCCAAGTATCAGCGTATGCTGAACGAAGCTATCAAGCGTGCCCGTCAGATGGCTATTCTCCCGTTCGTTTCGGACAGTCTGCGCTAA
- the rpsF gene encoding 30S ribosomal protein S6, which yields MRQYETMVIIDAMISDDAIKAEIETIAANITKGNGEILRRDDWGKRKLAYSIKKRQHGFYVIFYYKAEAATVASVEAALKLNENVLRWMTLADYPMSEIVYDQTQTQSTEEIIPVDAEEGEAE from the coding sequence ATGAGACAATACGAAACGATGGTGATCATCGACGCTATGATCTCTGACGACGCTATCAAGGCCGAAATCGAGACTATCGCCGCCAACATCACCAAAGGCAACGGCGAAATCCTCCGCCGCGACGATTGGGGCAAGCGCAAGCTCGCCTACTCCATCAAGAAGCGCCAGCATGGCTTTTACGTGATCTTCTACTACAAGGCTGAAGCCGCTACGGTCGCCTCTGTGGAAGCCGCTCTCAAGCTGAACGAAAACGTTCTCCGCTGGATGACTCTCGCTGATTATCCGATGAGCGAAATTGTTTACGACCAAACTCAGACCCAGTCCACCGAAGAAATCATCCCGGTTGACGCAGAAGAAGGGGAGGCTGAATAA
- a CDS encoding aldolase catalytic domain-containing protein, with the protein MYYESIKVLDCTIRDGGLVNKHDFSLEFVRRLYTLLSAAGVDYMEMGYKNSPELFDPKEYGPWKFCEDDLLWKVKDGIESNIKMAVMADVGRVNMDAVKPASESPYQMFRVASYVKNIDKGIEMVNAFHDMGYETTLNIMAVSRDRGPELDEALHQVNEECKADVLYLVDSFGAFYQEDIDKELTRYKGIVKNKKFGFHGHNNQQLAFSNTIQAIINHVDFLDGSVSGMGRGAGNCTTELLLGFLKNPKYDLRPVLDAYQELFLPLKEKYEWGYIIPQMITGMLNRHPQDAIAVRKTEDRDNYRKFYNHMMND; encoded by the coding sequence ATGTACTACGAAAGCATCAAGGTCCTCGACTGCACCATCCGCGATGGCGGTCTCGTCAACAAGCACGACTTCTCCCTCGAATTTGTGCGTCGCCTCTATACACTCCTTTCTGCCGCCGGCGTGGACTATATGGAAATGGGTTACAAGAATTCTCCGGAACTCTTCGACCCCAAGGAATACGGTCCGTGGAAGTTCTGCGAAGACGATCTCCTGTGGAAGGTGAAAGACGGCATCGAATCCAACATCAAGATGGCCGTGATGGCTGACGTGGGCCGCGTGAACATGGACGCCGTGAAGCCCGCCAGCGAAAGCCCGTACCAGATGTTCCGCGTGGCAAGCTACGTGAAGAACATCGACAAGGGTATCGAGATGGTGAATGCCTTCCACGACATGGGTTACGAAACAACCCTCAACATCATGGCCGTGAGCCGTGACCGTGGTCCGGAACTTGACGAAGCCCTGCATCAGGTGAACGAAGAGTGCAAGGCCGACGTGCTTTACCTCGTCGACAGCTTCGGTGCCTTCTACCAGGAAGACATTGACAAGGAACTGACTCGTTACAAGGGAATCGTGAAGAACAAGAAGTTCGGTTTCCATGGCCACAACAACCAGCAGCTTGCCTTCAGCAACACGATCCAGGCAATTATTAACCATGTGGATTTCCTCGACGGTTCCGTGTCTGGCATGGGCCGTGGCGCTGGCAACTGCACCACCGAGTTGCTCCTCGGTTTCCTCAAGAACCCGAAGTACGACCTGCGTCCGGTGCTCGATGCCTACCAGGAACTGTTCTTGCCGCTCAAGGAAAAGTATGAATGGGGTTACATCATCCCGCAGATGATTACGGGTATGCTGAACCGCCACCCGCAGGATGCTATCGCCGTCCGCAAAACCGAAGACCGCGACAACTACCGCAAGTTCTATAATCATATGATGAACGACTAG